A part of Carettochelys insculpta isolate YL-2023 chromosome 1, ASM3395843v1, whole genome shotgun sequence genomic DNA contains:
- the RASSF9 gene encoding ras association domain-containing protein 9 isoform X2, with the protein MASDEKEIVVWVCQEEKIVCGLTKHTTCAEVIQALLEEHQATYGEKRFLFGQPSDYCIIEKWRGSERVLPPLTKLLRLWKAWGEEQPNLHFVLVKSDAFLSFPLWRTAEAKIIQNIGRQWELSPANYMKMLPVDKQKRIVRKTFRKLAKLKQDSALQERDHMETLIHLIISQDHTIHQQVNRMKELDMEIEKCEAKFHLIQVENDGENYVQDSYLMATPNVAEQQTNVPHGQHQMYEYLSKSDGILQVEEGLKYHKLLIEKLSAEIEQEVKGVCTETNGDGKCMGEALNGQLESSNLESVRYELEKSMKDGLRIHSHLSCIQKELTYRDMLLQKREKEYELLTEEFNSLHIKDKMESRYPASEEQANSSEVTSKSVTVPDFVRKVTSLDINDTDSDTGISSTHSQDSETALGDTVLLST; encoded by the coding sequence ATGGCTTCTGATGAAAAGGAGATAGTAGTGTGGGTATGCCAGGAGGAGAAGATTGTGTGTGGACTGACAAAGCACACTACCTGTGCCGAAGTCATCCAAGCTCTACTAGAGGAACATCAAGCTACATACGGAGAAAAAAGGTTTCTTTTTGGACAGCCCAGCGATTATTGTATCATAGAAAAATGGAGAGGCTCTGAGCGGGTCCTTCCCCCACTGACCAAATTGCTGAGACTTTGGAAGGCATGGGGAGAAGAGCAGCCCAATTTGCACTTTGTTCTGGTGAAGTCAGATGCTTTCCTCTCATTTCCATTGTGGAGGACAGCTGAAGCAAAGATAATACAAAACATAGGAAGACaatgggagctcagcccagcaAATTACATGAAGATGTTGCCAGTGGATAAGCAAAAGAGGATTGTTAGAAAGACTTTTCGGAAATTGGCCAAACTTAAACAGGACAGTGCTCTGCAAGAGAGAGACCATATGGAGACATTGATTCACCTGATCATATCCCAAGATCACACCATTCATCAGCAAGTCAACCGAATGAAGGAGTTGGATATGGAAATTGAAAAATGTGAAGCCAAATTCCATTTAATTCAAGTAGAAAATGATGGAGAGAATTATGTGCAAGATTCTTATTTAATGGCCACACCAAATGTTGCTGAGCAACAGACAAATGTACCACATGGTCAACATCAGATGTATgagtacttgagtaaaagtgatgGAATACTACAAGTTGAAGAGGGACTGAAATATCACAAACTGCTAATTGAAAAGCTTTCTGCTGAAATAGAACAAGAGGTAAAAGGTGTGTGCACTGAAACAAATGGAGATGGCAAATGCATGGGAGAGGCTTTAAATGGCCAACTGGAATCCTCCAATTTAGAAAGTGTCAGATATGAGTTGGAGAAAAGCATGAAAGATGGCTTGAGAATCCATTCTCACTTGAGCTGCATTCAGAAAGAGCTTACCTACAGGGACATGCTGctgcaaaagagggaaaaagaatATGAACTCCTCACTGAAGAATTTAATTCACTGCATATCAAAGACAAAATGGAATCCAGATATCCAGCTAGTGAAGAGCAAGCAAACAGCAGTGAGGTGACCAGCAAAAGTGTCACAGTGCCAGACTTTGTTCGTAAAGTAACTAGTTTAGACATAAATGATACAGACTCTGACACTGGAATCAGTTCTACTCATAGTCAGGACTCTGAAACAGCTTTAGGAGACACAGTACTGTTATCAACATAG
- the RASSF9 gene encoding ras association domain-containing protein 9 isoform X1 — translation MAPFGRKLLKPRHRSRSSDKNMASDEKEIVVWVCQEEKIVCGLTKHTTCAEVIQALLEEHQATYGEKRFLFGQPSDYCIIEKWRGSERVLPPLTKLLRLWKAWGEEQPNLHFVLVKSDAFLSFPLWRTAEAKIIQNIGRQWELSPANYMKMLPVDKQKRIVRKTFRKLAKLKQDSALQERDHMETLIHLIISQDHTIHQQVNRMKELDMEIEKCEAKFHLIQVENDGENYVQDSYLMATPNVAEQQTNVPHGQHQMYEYLSKSDGILQVEEGLKYHKLLIEKLSAEIEQEVKGVCTETNGDGKCMGEALNGQLESSNLESVRYELEKSMKDGLRIHSHLSCIQKELTYRDMLLQKREKEYELLTEEFNSLHIKDKMESRYPASEEQANSSEVTSKSVTVPDFVRKVTSLDINDTDSDTGISSTHSQDSETALGDTVLLST, via the coding sequence ATCTTCAGACAAGAACATGGCTTCTGATGAAAAGGAGATAGTAGTGTGGGTATGCCAGGAGGAGAAGATTGTGTGTGGACTGACAAAGCACACTACCTGTGCCGAAGTCATCCAAGCTCTACTAGAGGAACATCAAGCTACATACGGAGAAAAAAGGTTTCTTTTTGGACAGCCCAGCGATTATTGTATCATAGAAAAATGGAGAGGCTCTGAGCGGGTCCTTCCCCCACTGACCAAATTGCTGAGACTTTGGAAGGCATGGGGAGAAGAGCAGCCCAATTTGCACTTTGTTCTGGTGAAGTCAGATGCTTTCCTCTCATTTCCATTGTGGAGGACAGCTGAAGCAAAGATAATACAAAACATAGGAAGACaatgggagctcagcccagcaAATTACATGAAGATGTTGCCAGTGGATAAGCAAAAGAGGATTGTTAGAAAGACTTTTCGGAAATTGGCCAAACTTAAACAGGACAGTGCTCTGCAAGAGAGAGACCATATGGAGACATTGATTCACCTGATCATATCCCAAGATCACACCATTCATCAGCAAGTCAACCGAATGAAGGAGTTGGATATGGAAATTGAAAAATGTGAAGCCAAATTCCATTTAATTCAAGTAGAAAATGATGGAGAGAATTATGTGCAAGATTCTTATTTAATGGCCACACCAAATGTTGCTGAGCAACAGACAAATGTACCACATGGTCAACATCAGATGTATgagtacttgagtaaaagtgatgGAATACTACAAGTTGAAGAGGGACTGAAATATCACAAACTGCTAATTGAAAAGCTTTCTGCTGAAATAGAACAAGAGGTAAAAGGTGTGTGCACTGAAACAAATGGAGATGGCAAATGCATGGGAGAGGCTTTAAATGGCCAACTGGAATCCTCCAATTTAGAAAGTGTCAGATATGAGTTGGAGAAAAGCATGAAAGATGGCTTGAGAATCCATTCTCACTTGAGCTGCATTCAGAAAGAGCTTACCTACAGGGACATGCTGctgcaaaagagggaaaaagaatATGAACTCCTCACTGAAGAATTTAATTCACTGCATATCAAAGACAAAATGGAATCCAGATATCCAGCTAGTGAAGAGCAAGCAAACAGCAGTGAGGTGACCAGCAAAAGTGTCACAGTGCCAGACTTTGTTCGTAAAGTAACTAGTTTAGACATAAATGATACAGACTCTGACACTGGAATCAGTTCTACTCATAGTCAGGACTCTGAAACAGCTTTAGGAGACACAGTACTGTTATCAACATAG